The Salvia miltiorrhiza cultivar Shanhuang (shh) unplaced genomic scaffold, IMPLAD_Smil_shh original_scaffold_381, whole genome shotgun sequence genome contains the following window.
TTGCACCACCAATCTTCACTTTTTTTCCTAGCATTTGTAATTAATCTTCACTCCTTGCATTCTTCTATATTTGATGTTATGTCCTTGATGTAATTTTCGGCAATTGGAAGATTGATTTTGATGAtatcaaaatcaaatttaattttgacaAAATTAAAAGAACGGAACATATaaaagaaagaaccactaaataaaagaagaacggagaaccattttcagtcattcgatcatcaagatctacggcggatgcatcatcttgttagatgaatgcagatcctaggTTCAAAtcttgaagggagcaatttttttatttttttgagtgcattaattttaacagcgaatgcattaatttttacagtggatgcattagatttgatggttctcacgttctcacaaataatgtagttctctctagaaccgcaccctatatatatatatatatatatatatatatatatatatatatatatatagtgttatattAATTGTCTCAATTGATAATTAATGAAAAAGATAAAACAATAGAATATTAATTCATAGAATGAATTAATTCGACCTTAGAGTTAAAATAACTCTAACAAAGACAACATGGTGTACAATCGAAAAAGAATTATGGGGTACTCTTAAATCCTTGATCATCAGCTCGGAAGGAATCAAAAAGGAAAATCTCTTGATAGCTTGTCAAAAGTTCGATGACTTCCAAATGGTGAAAGGAGAAAATTTTTGAATCTATGGAAATGCAATTGGAACTGATCATTTGAGAAATTTCAACTCTAAAAAGACACAGAATCTTGCCTCGTGATAAATGGAAATGTACACCATTGGTTATCAACAATCTCCAGGCTTCAACACCCTATCAATTGATCAACTATTTGCCGCACTAAAAATTGATGAGTAAGATCTCACCAGAACCAAAGTATGGCCGACAAAGAAGGCCGCAACTGATGAGGAGATTTTATCAACATCTACAGCTGATGTACTAGCCCTGAAAGCTGAAATAAAGACAAGATCGAAGGAATCCAAGTCAACTAAGCCAATCAAGAAGGACAAGGTAGAAATATCTAAATATGAACTTCTGGAGCATATATATCAACCTTATAACCAGAAGATTCTCCAAGATGGACTCAAGACTGAACAAGGTACAAACGACTCTATAGAGGAAATCATCATGATAGGAACTGCATTGACCAAAAGGACAATAATAGTGTTGAAGACAAGCCTACACCCTCTAATGGCAAGCACAAAGATGATGAGTGCTTCAATTCTGGCAAAAATAGATACTTCAAGATGAACACGAACTAAGCTACAAAGAAAGAAGGTCACTGAAGACTAAGTCGGAGAAAAAATatgttgataaaaaaaaattcataatccCTAAAGATAAAATGACTTTCAGTTAATTTATCAACTATATGAGAATGTATATTTACACATTAgggaatataaataaaaaaattaaaagtctTAAATATACTCTCCATCTTAAAAGCATTACACAaaataatgaaatatatatgtattctcattaatttatataactATCATCATATAAAACAAAACATACATTTATACAATTAACTTAGTTCATTCATGGTAACATTTACCGGtaagtaaatttattttaattattctttcttataaaactattaaattaattcaaatttatgCACATATATTATAAAGATAATTCTCAATTTGaagtcaattttaaaattgagtggcaattttattattatagtaaAATCGAAGGtttatctatatgtatcataggagtattttttttttttattttttttctttattttcttatttttatagtatttatttattttctaaaattatgaaattcgatgaattataaaatattttatatacatatcaaattaaaaatcacgacaagagctttaatttgatactatattttatgtaaatattgaatttaaaatgtaaagtTAGTATTTGTTTAAAGATTTaaaatcatttttctttcttttttctttgaacatattttttttcttaatttttttattctataatatcaatttttattattggaAATTCCTTTTTTCTCCTTTATTTAGCTAAAATTATATcttctattatatttataaatttttatatgatatCAAGTAAGTACACACgcatatatatagtatctagcGGTATGTCACACAATGGGCCACGTGGCAACAGCCTCCCAAGACCTTCCAAAGCCTTTCAAGGCAAAAAACAAGGagggggtaaaatagtaatttcaaaaaatttaaaaaaatatataattttttattattttttttaacctaaaattcattttttttcccatGGCCGttgtcaaaattatgcatataattgaacactaAAATGCATAAAGTTAAACACAAACAAACATGAGAAAGTATCAGTAAATGACCCATCTGAAAAAATATGATTCGTCAAATAACCAACGGTGAAGCAACGTGACGGTGTCGCATAGTACTATGCATATAGTTCAACACGaataaacattaaaaaaaacataaatatgcataacgttacacacaaatatgcatagtaTTATTCGACAGCGAGAGACATCAGAGGGTTTGTATACTGATAGTTTCTCACGCATATTTCTATCaaacgttatgcatatttggatttatgtttatgcatattggtgtaCAATTACATGTATAATTTTGACGACGGCGCGGgagaaaaatgaattttcggtaatatatatatatatatatatatatatatatatatatatatatatgttttttttttcaaaatgactattttacccttCGTATTTTATGTCTTAGAAGGTCTTGGGAGACTATTGCCACGTGCTCGCTCCAAGTGAGCCATGTGGCCTCATTGTGTGGTCCAAATTTGGACCTATATACTGTAAAGGTggtgaatattatatatatatatatataagaaagaaaaataaaacgtTTCTCATGAATCATGAATTATACGAGCACAAATGCTAGTtgtttattatataaaaacccttacccaaaaaattttaaaataaatcccTAAAAGCTTTTTTTGTCGTTGGCTTCGACCATCGCTATTTACCATAAATATTGCAACAAATTATCAAAAGTAACCAACCTCCTCATTTGCTGATACCAAAAAACTCGAGGTTCTTAATTTGCATGAAATGTCCATCGATCATCCACCGCATCTCCCTGCCACCTCCGCCGTATAAAAGCCCCGCCACCTCCCACCGTATTCTTCATTCTTGAGCGATTCCAATTTCTCCTCTAATTGTTGTCTAACACAATTAGAGAAGAAAAAATTGATGCAATAAACTACAAGAATCATTAATAAAGCTCGACAGCCCCCCCCtcccaaaaaaaacaaaattaataaaaaatggcaCGCCATTTGATCGTTCTTGCCCTCCTCTTctccgccgccttcgccgcggCCCAATCCCCATCTGGCGCCCCATCGGCATCGCCTGCGGCGGCTCCTTCAAAACCGGCCTCCGCCACCCCCACCGCCGCCCCAAAGGCGGCAGCGGTGCCCGCCTCAGCCCCCACCAAGGCCACCACTCCGACGGCGGCTGTCCCTGCCTCCGCCGCCGCGCCGGAGGAGGAGGCGGCATCTTCACCAACTCCGGCCAGTGACGCCTCCCCCGCCGCCGCCCCCGGTGGCTCTCCGGCTGAGGCGCCCGCTGCTGATGCAGCTGATGCGGCTAAGCCGGCAGCCGATACCCCCGCTGGTGGCGCCGCTGCTTTGGAGGTCTCCGCCGTCATGGgcaccgtcgccgccgccgccggagtcTTCTTGTTCTAAATGTGTGACAAATTTCTTTGATTTGTTTTAATTGTGCTTTTAATCAGAACGGTTAGATTTGCCTATCGAGCCTCTATTACATTATTTGGCATATTAATAAAGAGTGCAAGagctttttcatattttgattgcAGTTTGATTTGTTAGATATAAATATCACAAATCAAAACATATATCATTGCTTATACTGAAACACTCGGTTAGTGGTTAGTTACTCTAAATTAAGTTGACCTGAAATTGAACTAATTAGCTCAAAATATCgaagattatttttattatgtggGAAGGCCAAtacttaaataataaaaattaattctaCGTGACACCATCTCAAAATTAAATATGGAATCGAGTCTATCTAATAAAACATCATATCATAAAATTAAGTCATGCGTATTTCACCAAACTGAACACCGGACATTTATGTATCAAGACATGTATGTATCAAGAAATCTCAAATTTCTTTAGATTGTTCCCCTTTTCAAAGAATGCATGAATGTTTAtaaatattacaaattaaattaaactccATTCTTTGATatcaactattttttttttcgtacaACAAAAATTTCTAATTTTCAAGCGGTAATGGGTTTGTGTGTGTCTACAAATATAGTGAGGCATATTTGTGAAAATTTagaaatctatactatattaaaaagacaactctcaatttaaaattaatttcaaaattgagatgTAATTtagtagttataataaaatcgaaggtttatttgtaaactaaattttttttgcctttttctttatcttctttattttatttaatatttttttttccaaaattttaaaattcaaccaattataaaatatttaatatgcatatcaaattaaagatcacgataagagctttaatttgataatattttatataaatatttaacttaaaatataaaagttatatttatttaaagattaaaatttttaaaaattctttctcctctctctattttttttgaataaatctatttgttttaacttattatttttttcctttttcataatatatgtttttaatattgtgtttttttttcaatattcaacttaaatatattaatttttttaaaattattttttattatatttatacatatgataattgagtttgTATCGAttgtatattaatatataaatataaaaatatttttcgtgcattgcacgaaATGCAAATACTAGTTTAGTCTTAAAATACGTGGATTGGCATTCATTAATCCTTTTTTCTAACAAATTGGATCTCATGGtattatgttatataaaatGGTGAAATGAGAAGCATTGATCTGTTAATCAAATGATGGCATATATATATTCGTGAAAATCTAAACTACAATATATAAGTTGATAATTTTCCAGTTCTTCTTTTTGGACTGTCCCATatataatggtctgtttccttttttgataatgattttatactataaataatgtggCCCTACATATCTTTACatacttttacactacaattttATTCTCCTAAATACTTGTACCCAAAAGAAATGGACCGTTGttaatagcgggacggagggagtataaaataagttttgcaatatctatatatataaaaggggtattggccaataaatacatcaactttcccaattttctagaatataacatcacctttagtttttgctccataatacatcacctttatgATTCTTCTAGTTTCTCCCATgactattttctgaaaattctaaAACTTCCCCAAAATAATCAAAAGTGCAGAATAACCCCATCAAATTACAAAACCAAGACAAAATACCCTTATTATGATTTCTAAACAGTTTAACAAGTAATCAGGctcaacatgcttccgtaacacttcaaaatataacttaaaattaaaccaacattatacctttatcgactggtcttcttcaggagtcagtccGTTGCGTTTTACGGTTCGTCTGCCCACCTGGCACGctccaaccacgcactcgcaagagatggttgcaacctttctccttcactaagtgtcgactcaatactttgttggaaaaataaaagataaatttttactcaaccgaaatagttggacaaaaactaagcgtttatagaggaattatataataattaatttatttcataaaattctccccaagggaggagactaacttgtttagctactcatagtagccaatacttgtgtacataaaataaaaggaaactAAAATTAAAACGAAAAGCTTTTAAAAaccagaagaaaaaaaatacaaggataatttttctagagagagaaagttcttgtgaaaatgtgttgtgaTTTTCGGATGCCTTCTTCCCTTCAGAGGttgagtttatatagaggtctgatcccctctattattgcttggtggCCTCGGATTCTTTATTCGTGGCCCCTCTCTTGAATGTGacctccaccttcttttgtcggtcataattgccgacactagttagtgtcatcacatggtgctggaccctttctttatcgctttgtgataatgctggtaggggccggctgctttttccttccactcacgtttgtcctggagcgtttggtgagtggtccttctgtcattccacccacttttgtcgtttcttttgtgggtgcaatccttgctgtgaatcacatgattcacttggCTTTGTCGgtcaccttacttttttggtgcccgagcttccctttggagtctgatgctcatcatgttcatcagaccggaacctccttctgtcaggCTTCGGGAAgaatcctttgccgaattccGGCTCCTTCTGCGTTGAACATTGATCGCAGACTTTCTCAatccaatggcccagatgagccatgttgcaaaatttgcgacgagtctccttgctCCCCGCTATCTTGTTTTCCCACAACATTTGCCGTTTATTTTCGAAGGATTTTTCGGCAAAAGGGGTCGTagttcctgtcattgtgttaaccaggaacgttcccagatctgagctttggtagaacttgaatctggacttcattttatccatctccgtgagacagacccatagaccccatgctcgtctagtggagatttgatcctccttgaatgttgagacgattgcggcctggaaatcgggaactttgatccggttcaaggctccCGTGTCaagtctccgaagcttgatgaagtggaaagcttcaTGGATTCCTTTTCCCACTGGCTCTGGGGCTGCACTGAagaagtacaattccagaacatctccccttttgagggactcaTTGTTTTCCCATGCATcaaacaccgttttctggatctatttgggtagacccttgatctcggtgaaggctggagaggtagtataaactgaggccaacgccccgaactcataccattccttgacgtcatttggattggctcctggagtcgtccaaactctgggatattttcctgcaacatcaacccggcaatttcccggattaatgccctttcttgtgagaagtttctcccacctgtcttgatacatctgccaagaaggagaaatttcaataaaatcagtatcaaccttaacttggcctgtcatgggcctaagattgatctcttcctctttaaccccagaggtggagggttgacatgttgattcagggtgtgaccccttaacaacatcttctCCTTGAGGGTCCGGCTGTGAAACCATCACCTTaggacttgggctaggggtacttgaatcccctgctacaggtaatccgccctgtacgaaAAGCATTGCTTTAATCTGATTATCTCGAataacgcgcaagagcggcttgttgattacttcttgaagattgaacatcttcatgaagcatgCATCAATTTGGTTAGATACTTGAGCTTCGTCAACCACTTGTATCTTCCCTGCTTGTTTGGTGTGTAGAACACACTTTTGCCATTcctgttgtagcagctctaaactttcaaagagctgcgcctgttttgcttcgatggcctccacctcagggagctccatctcttgtaaggaaatctgcaagaacattttgatcagatttcaagatgacaatataataatcataatattggcattctgcttgccatctaagcaatctagccttttcaggtttagattctatcttttttgttaagaaagctctaacattagtgttatctactttcaaaacaaatttcttagcaagtaagaaaagcggccatttttaaacgcctttcgcactgcaaagaattccttttcgttgatgtgtcatcgcacagcttcgttgTCGAAAAAGAGACCGCTacaatatctgcaaggttcttctccatagggggtgatctttgtgagcaccgctgcccaccagaaatcactcgcgtctGTATAGAGGACCAGGtcatcctcatcttgtggtattgaaagttttgggagatttttacaaatctcttttAACTTTTCCATACCCACCCGATGCTCCTCTTTCcaaatgaatggaacatctttcttcagtaacgAGCTGAAGACTTTCCGGTGTTCTGCAAGATTTAtgataaacattcctgcaaagttaacaactccgagaaaactttggagctgcttcttttctttgagatcctccgggaaattctggaccttttccacaatatgatcttgtaaaATGactccagattcatcgatctcgattcccagaaactccatcttctgggtggctatgactgccttcttttcagacaacactagtccttcttgttggcaaacatccgcaaagatctccagatgcctgacatgttcatgaatattttttgatgcaatgagaatatcatcaatataaacaaacataaacgaagaataatccttaaagagattatccatctttctttggaatatctgaggcgcgtttgctagccccattggcatgacattccagacataatgtccttgtggagttgagaaggctgtatacttcttactcccttcttccatgcgaatctggtagaatcctgatttgcaatcgaactttgagaatacccttgcacttctgatgcagttgatgaggtgttctctacttgggatgaagtatccgtcaaactcaagaatgtcattaatccctttataattaatgaccaatcttggctttcctcgcttgatctccccatgatttctcaccagaaatccaggactgctgtagggtgatcttccttcttcgatcaatttcaaatcaagatgttccttgattatactcatcatatcctgttgatctcgagggttcatcaggataggtctgaacctaacgaactcatgctcctttccagttttaactttcaaggttgctctgagttggttcttgtcccaccatgccaaaggatcctcgtggtaacacttctggattcttcttttgacgtcggctatggacacctgttcttcttccttgatatctttgtgtgatatcagagagactttgaggatttgaatttcttcctcggagagatctgggaatccctcagttctgcatttgagcaaaacttctccgaatctcctttgatccttcatttggggtctccggagtctgccatcatcaccacgcttgctgcggaatttaattggcatcgagcgatgaagagctccattgagcctctgcacaatgatcttgtggtcacaattgattgtgaacactagcctcctggtttcattgtcttgtatgt
Protein-coding sequences here:
- the LOC131004320 gene encoding uncharacterized protein LOC131004320, with the translated sequence MARHLIVLALLFSAAFAAAQSPSGAPSASPAAAPSKPASATPTAAPKAAAVPASAPTKATTPTAAVPASAAAPEEEAASSPTPASDASPAAAPGGSPAEAPAADAADAAKPAADTPAGGAAALEVSAVMGTVAAAAGVFLF